One genomic segment of Amycolatopsis granulosa includes these proteins:
- a CDS encoding sugar-binding protein produces MSLSAAITGRSTRTAPASTQQGIDDMRRKLLAAAAATAVAAIALTGCSQRNAESGATALKVGDTIGVALPTKTSENVANYERYWQDALTKAGFKADIQYASNSNPVPDQQNQIQSMVTKGYKVIAISAQDGGQLGNQLAQAKKAGVTIIAWDRNIVSTENVDYYVSFNNFKVGQLQAQSLLEGLKKKNPNGPWNVELFAGAATTNLSTIFFNGAMSVLDPLIKSGQVVVPSGQTGFQQVATEGWLGQNAQNRMTNLITSTYAGGRQLDGVLSPNDTLARSIITALRQAGLSGQVVTGMDGDKASVPLIMDGTQYCTVYKDSGVEAQAAVDLISQLAQGKQPTVVADDKDNAWNGVKVVPAVLVPPVLVTKDNAAEAFQGNPELAALAKTNK; encoded by the coding sequence ATGTCGCTCAGCGCGGCGATCACGGGCCGGTCAACGAGGACCGCGCCTGCCTCCACACAGCAAGGAATTGACGACATGCGTAGAAAACTACTGGCCGCTGCGGCAGCCACCGCCGTCGCCGCAATCGCGCTCACCGGATGTTCCCAGCGGAACGCCGAGTCCGGGGCGACGGCCCTCAAGGTGGGCGACACCATCGGAGTCGCCCTCCCCACCAAGACTTCCGAGAACGTCGCCAACTACGAGCGATACTGGCAGGACGCCCTGACCAAGGCCGGGTTCAAAGCCGACATCCAGTACGCGTCGAACTCCAACCCGGTGCCGGACCAGCAGAACCAGATTCAGTCGATGGTCACCAAGGGCTACAAGGTCATCGCGATCTCCGCGCAGGACGGCGGCCAGCTCGGCAACCAGTTGGCGCAGGCCAAGAAGGCGGGCGTGACGATCATCGCCTGGGACCGGAACATCGTCAGCACGGAAAATGTCGACTACTACGTGAGTTTCAACAACTTCAAGGTCGGGCAGCTGCAGGCCCAATCACTCCTCGAGGGGCTCAAGAAGAAGAATCCGAACGGGCCGTGGAACGTCGAGCTGTTCGCCGGAGCCGCCACCACGAACCTCTCGACCATCTTCTTCAACGGCGCCATGAGCGTGCTCGACCCCCTCATCAAGTCCGGGCAGGTCGTCGTGCCCTCCGGGCAAACCGGATTCCAGCAGGTGGCGACCGAGGGCTGGCTCGGCCAGAACGCCCAGAACCGCATGACGAACCTGATCACCAGCACCTACGCCGGCGGCAGGCAGCTCGACGGAGTGCTTTCGCCGAATGACACCTTGGCGCGCTCCATCATCACCGCCCTCCGGCAAGCGGGGCTGTCCGGCCAGGTCGTCACCGGCATGGACGGCGACAAGGCATCGGTCCCCCTGATCATGGACGGGACGCAGTACTGCACCGTGTACAAGGACAGCGGCGTCGAGGCGCAGGCCGCGGTCGATCTGATCAGCCAGCTGGCCCAGGGCAAGCAGCCGACCGTCGTGGCCGACGACAAGGACAACGCCTGGAACGGCGTCAAGGTCGTGCCCGCGGTCCTGGTCCCGCCGGTGCTGGTCACCAAGGACAACGCGGCCGAAGCGTTCCAGGGCAACCCCGAACTCGCGGCACTGGCGAAGACGAACAAGTAG
- the mmsB gene encoding multiple monosaccharide ABC transporter permease produces the protein MSTKPSPVRALTGGRGISQYSMTIALVVIILVFELWTGGVTLDPTNVINVVQQYSYILILAVGMVMVIINGHIDLSVGSVSAFVGIVVAQSMSVWHLPAGLAMLLGLGIGALVGAWQGFWVAYVRVPAFIVTLAGMLIFRGANQVVGNSTATTTPESFNWIGAGFLPDFGPDTGYNNPTLILGAVVVAAIAWLEIRARRRRHKMGEVPRPRWVSVVKVLVLGGITVYATLLLGGGRIGTSLPVAGIISGVLVIVYSFVTSKTVFGRQIYAVGGNSQAAALSGVDTRRVSFFVMMNMSVLAAVAGMVFVGNSNASGPSDGTNWELDAIAAVFVGGAAIFGGVGTVPASIVGAFVMAFLANGLSLKGIDQNIVSIIRGMVLLAAVAFDVYNKTQGKPSLTGLVLNGVRRKRARAAPEVISGDLPSEAGDRREKASLG, from the coding sequence ATGAGTACCAAGCCTTCGCCCGTGCGCGCGCTCACCGGCGGCCGCGGCATCAGCCAGTACAGCATGACGATCGCCCTCGTCGTCATCATCCTCGTCTTCGAGCTGTGGACCGGCGGTGTCACGCTGGACCCGACGAACGTGATCAACGTCGTCCAGCAGTACTCCTACATCCTGATCCTGGCCGTCGGCATGGTGATGGTGATCATCAACGGGCACATCGACCTGTCCGTCGGGTCGGTCTCGGCCTTCGTCGGGATCGTCGTGGCCCAGTCCATGTCGGTCTGGCACCTCCCGGCAGGACTCGCGATGCTCCTCGGGCTGGGCATCGGCGCCCTCGTCGGCGCCTGGCAAGGCTTCTGGGTCGCCTACGTTCGCGTACCGGCGTTCATCGTCACCCTCGCCGGCATGCTCATCTTCCGCGGCGCCAACCAGGTGGTGGGCAACTCGACCGCGACCACCACGCCGGAGTCGTTCAACTGGATCGGCGCGGGATTCCTGCCCGACTTCGGTCCGGACACCGGTTACAACAACCCCACGCTCATCCTCGGCGCCGTCGTCGTGGCGGCCATCGCCTGGCTCGAGATCCGCGCTCGCCGACGTCGTCACAAGATGGGCGAGGTCCCCCGCCCCCGCTGGGTCTCGGTGGTGAAGGTCCTGGTGCTCGGCGGGATCACGGTCTACGCGACGTTGCTGCTGGGTGGCGGGCGGATCGGCACGAGCCTCCCGGTCGCGGGCATCATCAGCGGGGTCCTGGTCATCGTCTACTCGTTCGTGACCTCGAAAACCGTGTTCGGCCGCCAGATCTACGCGGTCGGCGGCAACTCGCAGGCCGCCGCCCTGTCCGGTGTCGACACCCGGCGCGTCAGCTTCTTCGTCATGATGAACATGTCGGTCCTCGCGGCGGTCGCCGGAATGGTGTTCGTCGGTAACTCGAACGCCTCCGGGCCCTCCGACGGAACCAACTGGGAGCTCGACGCCATCGCGGCGGTCTTCGTGGGCGGCGCGGCCATCTTCGGCGGTGTCGGAACCGTGCCGGCCTCCATCGTCGGAGCCTTCGTCATGGCCTTCCTCGCCAACGGCTTGTCGCTGAAGGGCATCGACCAGAACATCGTGTCCATCATTCGCGGCATGGTGCTGCTCGCGGCTGTCGCGTTCGACGTCTACAACAAGACGCAGGGCAAGCCGTCGCTGACGGGACTCGTGCTGAACGGCGTTCGGCGCAAACGGGCTCGCGCCGCCCCCGAGGTCATCTCCGGGGATCTGCCATCCGAAGCGGGTGACCGCAGGGAAAAAGCATCGCTGGGCTGA
- the mmsA gene encoding multiple monosaccharide ABC transporter ATP-binding protein: MTQLSYILEMRSITKKFPGVTALSGVNLEVRSGEIHAICGENGAGKSTLMKVLSGVYPYGSYDGDIIYRSEVMRFANVRQSEAAGIGIIHQELALIPELSITENILLGNETARFGVIDWVSAQRRVRELLGWVGLDDHPDTLVKSLGVGKQQLVEIAKALHKSVKLLILDEPTAALNETESQHLLGLIVGLKERGVTSIMISHKLNEIEQVADSITVLRDGRSIETLDLQGGSVDEDRIIRGMVGRSLENRFPPRTPDIGDTLFEVRNWTVQHALDPGRLVCKDVNLSVRRGEIVGLAGLMGAGRTELAMSVFGRSYGTYVSGEIFKNGRPIKVGNVREAIRHRIGYVSEDRKGLGLNLLDSVRRATVSARLDKVSSRAGVVDELQEHEIAERYRAALGTKAATVDVGVGKLSGGNQQKVVLSKWMFTDPEVLILDEPTRGIDVGAKYEIYKIINDLAAAGTGIILISSELPEVLGLSDRIYTIFEGRITNEFTAAEATSEALMVSMTSTRKAGAAA, from the coding sequence ATGACCCAACTTTCGTACATATTGGAGATGCGCTCCATCACGAAGAAGTTTCCGGGTGTGACCGCGCTCTCCGGCGTCAACCTCGAAGTGCGCAGCGGCGAGATCCACGCGATCTGCGGGGAGAACGGTGCCGGCAAGTCCACCCTGATGAAGGTGCTCTCGGGTGTCTACCCGTACGGCTCCTACGACGGTGACATCATCTACCGCTCGGAAGTAATGCGCTTCGCCAACGTCCGGCAGAGCGAGGCCGCCGGGATCGGCATCATCCACCAGGAACTGGCGCTCATCCCCGAGCTGTCGATCACCGAGAACATCCTCCTGGGCAACGAAACCGCCCGGTTCGGTGTCATCGACTGGGTCAGCGCACAGCGGCGGGTTCGCGAGCTCCTGGGGTGGGTGGGACTCGACGATCACCCCGACACGCTCGTCAAGTCCCTCGGAGTGGGCAAACAGCAGCTCGTGGAGATCGCGAAGGCCCTCCACAAGTCGGTCAAGCTGCTCATCCTCGACGAACCGACGGCGGCGCTCAACGAGACCGAGTCGCAGCACCTCCTCGGTCTCATCGTGGGTCTCAAGGAGCGCGGCGTCACGTCGATCATGATCTCGCACAAGCTCAACGAGATCGAACAGGTCGCCGACTCGATCACCGTGCTGCGGGACGGACGGTCGATCGAAACGCTCGACCTCCAGGGCGGAAGCGTCGATGAGGACCGCATCATCCGCGGTATGGTCGGGCGATCGCTGGAGAACCGCTTCCCGCCGCGCACCCCGGACATCGGCGACACGCTCTTCGAGGTCCGGAACTGGACGGTTCAGCACGCGCTCGATCCCGGCCGCCTCGTCTGCAAGGACGTGAACCTCTCGGTCCGGCGAGGCGAAATCGTCGGTCTCGCCGGGCTCATGGGCGCCGGGCGGACCGAGCTCGCGATGAGCGTGTTCGGACGTTCCTACGGCACCTACGTCAGCGGTGAGATCTTCAAGAACGGCCGCCCGATCAAGGTGGGCAACGTCCGGGAAGCCATCCGGCACCGCATCGGCTACGTCAGCGAGGACCGCAAAGGGCTCGGCCTCAACCTCCTCGACAGCGTGCGGCGCGCGACCGTGTCCGCCCGGCTGGACAAGGTGTCCTCTCGCGCCGGTGTCGTCGACGAACTCCAAGAGCACGAGATCGCCGAGCGGTACCGGGCGGCGCTGGGAACGAAGGCGGCAACCGTCGACGTCGGCGTGGGCAAGCTGTCCGGCGGCAACCAGCAGAAGGTCGTCCTCTCGAAATGGATGTTCACCGATCCCGAAGTGCTGATCCTGGACGAACCGACACGGGGAATCGACGTCGGTGCCAAGTACGAAATCTACAAGATCATCAATGACCTGGCGGCCGCCGGAACCGGGATCATCCTGATCTCCTCCGAACTGCCCGAGGTACTGGGTCTCTCCGATCGCATCTACACGATCTTCGAAGGCCGGATCACCAACGAGTTCACGGCCGCCGAAGCGACATCCGAGGCACTGATGGTCAGTATGACCTCGACCAGAAAGGCGGGTGCCGCCGCATGA
- a CDS encoding fumarylacetoacetate hydrolase family protein — protein MKYVSYQIEGSARVGVVEGDTIVPLGDATLTVNAGTDALQAAPRHETRRVPLAQVSLLPASPAPKKIFCVGLNYLDHVEETKRELPRYPVLFPKFASNLIAAGAPIQLPPESRQVDWEGELAVIIGRPGRRIARGDALDHVLGYSIANDITVRDYQYKTHQWLQGKAWDGSTPLGPWIVTPDQMDLTTAGIRTILNGEVVQESTLSKLIFDVPRLVSELSEFTALEPGDVILTGTPGGVGYRRNPQVFLKHGDEIRVEIDGIGRITSTVADEVAAGGRPASVG, from the coding sequence GTGAAGTACGTCAGCTACCAGATCGAGGGATCTGCACGCGTCGGCGTCGTCGAAGGGGACACGATCGTCCCGCTCGGAGACGCCACGCTCACCGTCAACGCCGGAACCGACGCGCTGCAAGCGGCCCCCCGGCACGAAACCCGTCGCGTCCCGCTCGCGCAGGTGAGCCTTCTGCCGGCGAGCCCGGCCCCGAAGAAGATCTTCTGCGTCGGGCTCAACTACCTCGATCACGTCGAGGAAACCAAGCGGGAACTCCCCCGCTATCCGGTGCTCTTCCCGAAGTTCGCCTCGAACCTGATCGCAGCCGGCGCGCCCATCCAGCTTCCGCCCGAGTCGCGCCAGGTGGACTGGGAGGGTGAACTCGCCGTGATCATCGGCAGACCCGGCCGGCGTATCGCCCGCGGCGACGCACTGGACCACGTCCTCGGATACTCCATCGCCAACGACATCACCGTCCGGGACTACCAGTACAAGACCCACCAATGGTTGCAGGGAAAGGCCTGGGACGGCTCGACCCCGCTCGGACCGTGGATCGTGACTCCCGACCAGATGGACCTGACCACGGCGGGCATCCGCACGATCCTGAACGGCGAGGTCGTGCAGGAGTCCACGTTGTCCAAGCTGATCTTCGACGTCCCGCGGCTGGTGTCGGAGCTGTCCGAGTTCACCGCGCTCGAACCCGGGGACGTGATCCTCACCGGGACGCCCGGAGGAGTCGGTTACCGCAGGAACCCCCAGGTTTTCCTCAAGCACGGTGACGAGATCCGCGTCGAGATCGACGGTATCGGCCGGATCACGAGCACAGTCGCCGACGAGGTCGCAGCGGGAGGAAGGCCCGCCTCGGTCGGGTAG
- a CDS encoding VOC family protein produces the protein MSAENRVAIIENDNAGILRDTAVSHIGFRVPDVPASEAFYANVLGLVRQEELPDGGVRLGWGTGHHVIDLLPGESRLDHFGFEVRDPGGVAGIRHRLTTAGYEVTDLDPGFVDFAAGPVEAISAVSPDGVPVHFHSAVWRQGETAADTGRRPVKFQHTTIGTDDVQRQVDFFANAVGFRVTDQLSDGRFCWLRSNKDHHTLAIVHVGRSGVLDHYSYDLAEWEDFKSWCDRLTELGVTVQWGPGRHGPGNNLFVFFDDPAGNHIELSAEMEKFYDDQVEYVARKWHPVPESVNLWGGQLPHWRKTSEGHRGAAEAGR, from the coding sequence ATGAGTGCAGAAAATCGCGTTGCCATCATCGAGAACGACAACGCCGGGATCTTGCGGGACACCGCGGTCTCCCACATCGGGTTCCGGGTGCCGGACGTGCCGGCGAGCGAGGCGTTCTACGCCAACGTCCTCGGGCTGGTCCGGCAGGAGGAGCTGCCCGACGGCGGCGTACGGCTCGGGTGGGGCACCGGCCATCACGTCATCGACCTGCTGCCCGGTGAGTCACGGCTGGACCACTTCGGATTCGAGGTCCGCGACCCCGGCGGCGTGGCGGGAATCCGTCATCGGCTGACGACCGCGGGTTACGAGGTCACCGATCTCGACCCGGGTTTCGTCGACTTCGCCGCCGGACCGGTCGAGGCGATCTCGGCCGTCAGCCCCGACGGCGTCCCCGTGCACTTCCACTCGGCGGTGTGGCGGCAGGGCGAAACCGCCGCCGACACCGGCCGGCGTCCAGTCAAGTTCCAGCACACCACCATCGGCACGGACGACGTGCAACGGCAGGTCGACTTCTTCGCCAATGCCGTCGGCTTCCGCGTCACCGACCAGCTCTCCGACGGCCGCTTCTGCTGGCTGCGCAGCAACAAGGACCACCACACGCTCGCGATCGTGCACGTGGGGCGGTCCGGGGTTCTGGACCACTACTCGTACGACCTCGCGGAGTGGGAGGACTTCAAGTCCTGGTGTGACCGGCTCACCGAGCTCGGGGTCACCGTGCAGTGGGGACCGGGACGGCACGGACCCGGCAACAACCTGTTCGTGTTCTTCGACGACCCGGCCGGCAACCACATCGAACTGTCGGCCGAGATGGAGAAGTTCTACGACGACCAGGTGGAGTACGTGGCCCGTAAGTGGCATCCGGTACCCGAGAGCGTGAACCTCTGGGGTGGTCAGCTTCCCCATTGGCGCAAGACCAGCGAAGGCCACCGCGGAGCCGCGGAGGCGGGCCGGTGA
- a CDS encoding aldehyde dehydrogenase family protein, with product MSSNPFTSGPARHFIDGEWAATGPVRESRNPATDEVLGTFHDGGSEAANAAIDAADRAFRTSWWRSDREARARALWELSLVLERNLDRIATAITLENGKPLREAQFELSIAAPKLRYFAGLALTDLGTAAETAGGMSMLLREPVGVAGVIVPWNSPGVLTIRSLAPALAAGCTVAVKMPAQTALTNALVAEVFAQVESLPAGVVNFFTESGDEGAKEIVANRAVGVISYTGSSAVGARIMAAAAPQLKRVSLELGGKTPMIVFDDADLDAVVPTLRAAVTTFAGQFCMTGSRVLAHEAIAGELRDRLAAALASVKLGPGIDPASEMGPLIDHASVDRVDRLVTGNEAEVILRGGPVDGPGAFYRPSLVGVTDLQSPLIQQELFGPVATFETFRDEDEAVRRANATDYGLSASLWTADGGRSLRMSRAIEAGTVWTNAWAQIFDQFEEGGYKHSGVGRLNGPGGLAEFQEVKHVYRAAV from the coding sequence ATGTCATCCAACCCGTTCACGTCCGGACCAGCCCGGCACTTCATCGACGGCGAGTGGGCCGCGACCGGCCCGGTACGTGAATCGCGGAACCCGGCCACGGACGAAGTCCTGGGCACCTTTCACGACGGTGGATCCGAGGCCGCCAACGCCGCGATCGATGCGGCGGACAGGGCGTTCAGGACGAGCTGGTGGCGGTCGGACCGCGAAGCCAGGGCGCGGGCACTGTGGGAGCTGTCGCTGGTGCTGGAGCGCAACCTCGACCGGATCGCGACCGCGATCACGCTGGAGAACGGCAAGCCACTGCGAGAGGCGCAGTTCGAACTGAGCATCGCGGCGCCGAAGCTGCGCTACTTCGCCGGGCTCGCGCTGACGGATCTGGGCACGGCCGCCGAGACCGCGGGCGGGATGTCGATGCTGCTGCGGGAACCGGTGGGAGTGGCCGGCGTGATCGTCCCGTGGAACTCCCCGGGAGTGCTGACCATCCGGTCGCTCGCGCCGGCGCTGGCGGCCGGATGCACCGTCGCGGTGAAGATGCCGGCCCAGACGGCCCTCACCAACGCACTCGTCGCGGAGGTGTTCGCACAGGTGGAGTCGTTGCCTGCGGGCGTGGTGAACTTCTTCACCGAGTCCGGCGACGAGGGCGCCAAGGAAATCGTCGCGAACCGGGCCGTCGGGGTGATCAGCTACACGGGAAGCTCGGCCGTCGGTGCCCGGATCATGGCCGCCGCGGCACCCCAGCTCAAACGAGTGTCCCTGGAACTCGGCGGGAAGACGCCGATGATCGTGTTCGACGACGCCGACCTCGACGCCGTGGTCCCCACACTGCGTGCGGCGGTGACCACCTTCGCCGGTCAGTTCTGCATGACCGGCAGCAGGGTGCTGGCCCACGAAGCGATCGCCGGCGAACTGCGCGACCGCCTCGCCGCCGCGCTCGCGTCGGTGAAGCTCGGCCCGGGCATCGACCCGGCCAGCGAGATGGGCCCCCTGATCGACCACGCCTCGGTCGACCGCGTCGACCGCCTCGTCACCGGCAACGAGGCGGAGGTCATCCTCCGCGGCGGTCCGGTGGACGGTCCGGGCGCGTTCTACCGTCCTTCCCTGGTGGGCGTGACCGACCTGCAGTCACCCCTGATCCAGCAGGAGCTGTTCGGCCCCGTCGCGACCTTCGAGACGTTCCGTGACGAGGACGAGGCGGTGCGGAGGGCGAACGCCACGGACTACGGGCTGTCCGCATCGTTGTGGACCGCCGACGGCGGGCGGTCGCTTCGGATGTCGCGGGCGATCGAGGCCGGCACGGTCTGGACGAACGCCTGGGCGCAGATATTCGACCAGTTCGAAGAAGGCGGCTACAAGCACAGCGGAGTCGGCCGTCTCAACGGCCCGGGCGGCCTCGCCGAATTCCAGGAAGTCAAGCACGTCTACCGCGCCGCTGTCTGA
- a CDS encoding NAD(P)-dependent alcohol dehydrogenase has translation MHVEAAVIASRGATPTVTRVELDAPREDEVRVRMVASGVCHTDAIIRDQVYPTPLPAVLGHEGAGVVEFVGSAVTRVGVGDHVLLSANSCGHCTPCLSGSPAYCADLFARNFGGRRPDGSTSFTDDHGQTVSSHFFGQSSFASYANVAERSLVKVDPDVDLTLVAPLGCGIQTGAGAVLNELRPALGSTFAVFGAGAVGAGAIMAAVIAGCSRIVAVDINDSRLTLVRELGATDVINSKSEDVTARLDAITGGAGLNFALDTTGRPQVLRTAADALGTRGAVALVGASLPGTEVSFEIGESLNKGWSFRTIIQGSSVPQVFIPQLIGLWQQGRFPFDKIIRHYELSDIATAFADSEHGRTVKPVLVF, from the coding sequence ATGCACGTCGAAGCCGCCGTCATCGCTTCCCGGGGCGCAACGCCCACTGTCACTCGTGTCGAGCTGGACGCGCCCCGCGAGGACGAGGTCCGCGTGCGCATGGTGGCCTCGGGCGTGTGTCACACCGATGCGATCATCCGCGACCAGGTGTACCCGACGCCGCTGCCGGCGGTCCTCGGTCACGAAGGTGCCGGGGTCGTCGAGTTCGTCGGTTCCGCGGTGACGCGGGTCGGCGTCGGTGATCACGTGCTCTTGTCGGCGAACTCGTGCGGGCACTGCACACCGTGCCTGAGCGGGAGCCCGGCCTACTGCGCAGACCTCTTCGCCCGCAACTTCGGCGGCCGGCGCCCGGACGGCAGCACGTCCTTCACCGACGACCACGGGCAGACCGTCTCCTCCCACTTCTTCGGCCAGTCGTCGTTCGCGAGTTACGCCAACGTCGCCGAGCGCAGCCTGGTGAAGGTCGACCCGGACGTCGATCTGACCCTCGTCGCGCCCCTGGGCTGCGGGATCCAGACCGGTGCCGGCGCCGTTCTCAACGAGTTGCGGCCGGCGCTGGGATCGACCTTCGCCGTGTTCGGCGCCGGGGCGGTCGGCGCGGGCGCGATCATGGCCGCGGTCATCGCCGGGTGCTCACGCATCGTCGCCGTGGACATCAACGACTCGCGCCTCACCCTCGTGCGCGAGCTCGGCGCCACGGACGTGATCAACAGCAAGAGCGAGGACGTCACCGCGCGGCTCGACGCGATCACCGGTGGCGCCGGGCTGAATTTCGCACTGGACACGACGGGACGGCCCCAGGTGCTCCGGACCGCCGCCGACGCGCTGGGCACACGCGGAGCGGTCGCCCTCGTCGGCGCATCGCTGCCGGGCACGGAGGTCTCCTTCGAGATCGGCGAATCCCTGAACAAGGGGTGGTCGTTCCGCACGATCATCCAGGGCAGCTCGGTGCCGCAGGTGTTCATTCCCCAGCTGATCGGCCTCTGGCAGCAGGGGCGTTTCCCGTTCGACAAGATCATCCGCCACTACGAGCTCAGCGACATCGCGACCGCCTTCGCCGACTCCGAGCACGGCCGGACAGTCAAACCCGTCCTGGTCTTCTAG
- a CDS encoding GntR family transcriptional regulator — protein MTEGAGSAPIATTRSAVVFEAIRAEILGGLLKPGARLPFAALVEKYDCSMGTLREALQRLVETGLVESFAQQGFRVVRLSDEDLADLTEARIDIEVAALRHAVREGDIAWEGAAVASLHVLERTPRHDETSPDHLTEEWAVAHAAFHHALLSGCRNRRLLNVAARFRDAAELYRRWSLPPARDTARDPDEEHRAILKAAVDRDEELACRLLREHIEKAASHLE, from the coding sequence ATGACTGAGGGCGCGGGGTCCGCCCCGATTGCCACAACTCGGAGTGCGGTCGTCTTCGAGGCGATCCGTGCGGAGATTCTCGGGGGGCTCCTCAAGCCGGGGGCGCGCTTGCCCTTCGCGGCGCTGGTGGAGAAGTACGACTGCTCGATGGGCACACTGCGCGAGGCCCTGCAGCGGCTGGTGGAGACCGGGCTCGTCGAGTCGTTCGCGCAACAAGGGTTCCGCGTGGTTCGCCTGTCCGACGAAGACCTGGCCGATCTGACCGAGGCGCGCATCGACATCGAGGTGGCGGCCTTGCGTCACGCCGTTCGCGAGGGCGACATCGCGTGGGAAGGCGCTGCTGTCGCGTCCCTGCACGTGCTCGAGCGCACGCCCCGGCACGACGAGACGTCGCCGGATCACCTCACCGAGGAGTGGGCGGTGGCGCATGCCGCCTTCCATCACGCCCTCCTCAGCGGCTGTCGCAATCGTCGCCTGCTCAACGTCGCGGCCCGGTTCCGCGATGCAGCCGAGCTGTACCGGCGATGGTCTCTGCCGCCCGCCCGCGATACCGCTCGGGATCCGGACGAGGAGCATCGGGCGATCTTGAAAGCGGCGGTCGACCGGGACGAAGAGCTCGCCTGCCGGCTGCTGCGAGAGCACATCGAGAAGGCCGCGTCCCATCTGGAATGA
- a CDS encoding HAD-IA family hydrolase yields the protein MSGRAALFDMDGTLVDSTEVVETLWTEFGARHGIEPARILSYAHGRQSRDIVARFLPETSVDAATAALLEEELNRLEEIRAVPGAPEFLTRVAAHVPVAIVTSAPRRLAEARLAAAGVPVPDVLISGGDVRTGKPAPEGYLLAARRLRIPAGACLAFEDAEAGLAAAMGAGAFTVVVGNHDSPRANALPRLPDFTNLSVTGRAGAVTISSTPDAPVTRREPRRP from the coding sequence ATGTCAGGGCGTGCCGCCCTCTTCGACATGGACGGCACGCTCGTGGACTCGACCGAGGTGGTCGAAACACTGTGGACGGAGTTCGGTGCGCGGCACGGCATCGAGCCCGCCCGGATCCTGAGCTACGCACACGGGCGGCAAAGCCGCGACATCGTCGCGCGGTTCCTGCCGGAGACGAGCGTCGACGCGGCCACCGCCGCACTCCTCGAGGAAGAACTCAACCGGCTCGAGGAGATCAGGGCGGTTCCCGGGGCCCCGGAGTTCCTGACCCGGGTCGCCGCCCATGTGCCGGTGGCCATCGTGACGTCCGCTCCGCGCCGGCTCGCCGAGGCGCGCCTGGCGGCGGCCGGCGTGCCGGTTCCCGACGTCCTCATCAGCGGTGGCGATGTGCGCACCGGCAAGCCGGCGCCGGAGGGCTACCTCCTGGCCGCGCGGCGACTGCGGATCCCCGCAGGGGCGTGCCTGGCGTTCGAGGACGCCGAAGCCGGGCTGGCCGCGGCGATGGGCGCAGGGGCGTTCACGGTGGTTGTGGGCAACCACGATTCCCCGCGCGCCAACGCGCTGCCGAGGCTGCCGGATTTCACGAACCTGTCCGTCACCGGCAGAGCGGGGGCCGTCACGATCTCGAGTACCCCCGACGCGCCGGTGACCCGGCGGGAACCTCGCCGGCCATGA